A window of Onychostoma macrolepis isolate SWU-2019 chromosome 01, ASM1243209v1, whole genome shotgun sequence contains these coding sequences:
- the LOC131536571 gene encoding CMRF35-like molecule 2, which produces MKIIWTFTLLMIPDVVSSMSVAGYSGGEVNIRCKYVEKYTQNTKFFCRGKKPEKVKREWCSELIKTEEKDKWFDSGRFSLYDDTTAAVFTVTFRNLSDLDSGTYQCAVDRTTEKDSYTEVNLNVIKERNEHQTTSSFSSAESPLITSVPPVTGSSLIISVSVLLLLIFTLILSVIVTLWRRRQSHVSDSSSKRSQAQTANSEAHSQAGCDYKEMKDTHKQLPTNPSDSSEPTGDCKILITSAEDLNYAVVNFQKKADCPDRDRLRNNQDYSEYAAVNHLTA; this is translated from the exons ATGAAGATCATCTGGACTTTCACTCTGCTGATGATTCCTG ATGTGGTGAGCTCCATGAGTGTGGCTGGATATTCAGGAGGTGAAGTCAACATTAGATGCAAATATGTGGAGAAATATACCCAAAACACAAAGTTTTTTTGTAGAGGAAAGAAGCCAGAGAAAGTAAAGCGCGAGTGGTGTTCTGAACTCATCAAGACTGAAGAGAAAGATAAATGGTTTGATTCTGGAAGATTCTCTCTGTATGACGACACAACAGCAGCAGTTTTCACTGTGACCTTCAGAAATCTGAGTGATCTGGATTCAGGGACGTACCAGTGTGCAGTTGATAGAACTACAGAAAAAGATTCCTACACTGAAGTGAATCTGAACGTTATAAAAG AGAGAAATGAACACCAAACAACATCATCTTTCTCATCAGCTGAATCTCCACTGATCACATCTGTGCCTCCTGTAACAG GCTCTTCTCTGATCATCAGTGTGTCTGTGCTTCTTCTTCTGATCTTCACTTTGATTCTGTCAGTGATCGTCACTCTCTGGAGGAGGCGTCAGTCACACG TTTCTGATTCCTCATCCAAAAGATCTCAGGCGCAGACAGCAAACAGTGAAGCG catTCTCAGGCTGGCTGCGATTACAAGGAGATGAAAGACACTCACAAACAATTACCCACAAACCCCTCTGATTCATCTGAACCCACTGGTGACTGTAAGATCTTGATCACATCTGCTGAGGATCTGAATTATGCTGTGGTGAATTTCCAGAAGAAAGCAGACTGTCCTGACAGAGACAGATTGAGGAATAATCAGGATTACAGTGAATACGCTGCTGTCAATCATCTCACTGCCTGA